CCCTCCAAGTAAATGAAACATCTGAAACCATTCTGTTGGTCCTTTTGGCTAGATGCTTGTTTAGAGACATGACAGAGTCACTCATCAGGGCTGCTGGTCAACCATTACCATTTCACATTCAAACCTTACCAGCAGAGAAACTAAGATCTCTTTGGTGCTTCCCACACCAGCTAAAACCAAGTAGGTATTTCAAGTCTGTAGTTTAGGCCTATGATCAAACTCAGGACTGTGGAACCAGACAAATAACCAAGTGATTTCTCCCCAGAGGAGAGGGCATTTCACAACATTATACATATAAAACAGAACCATGGGAAGAAAGCAGGGGGAAAACAACCTTAAGTGTTAGCAGTAAGGGTGATCCAGGGACAGTCTCCTGCAAGATGTATTTTAGTTAAGTGTGACTCTACCAACCCAAAAATGAATCTGCTTCTAGCGACGGGCAGATTAATGGCATTAAACCTCAAGGGCTCAAGAGAGGTGGCAGAAATAGGGGTTCATTTGTCACAGCAACAGCTCCCAGCCTTGGCCATGCTGCCTCTTAGATGTTCCCTTTCTCTGTCTCGGCAGAAGCCACAACTAGGCAGTGTGCTTATCCCATCAGAGCCTTAGCCAAACGCGTACAGGGACGGGACCTGTCCCTCTCATTCACTCACTTTTTGGCTGATTTTCCGTATCACTTTCATTCCCACTGGTTTCACCTGAAACACACATAGTTTTCACTTATTAGCCATGCAGAAGTAAGATGGGCAACACCCAAagctgggaaagagaaagaacttTAGACTCATCAGACCAACATCACCCAGGGCTGCCCACCCACCAGCAAAGCATCAGCAAAGAAGAGCTGGTACTGGCCAATGTGCTACAACAGTAAATTTCAACAAGTGGAGTCAATACCAAGTCACTGTTTCCAGTAAACCACCTGTAGGTTAGCTCAGGGCAGGCAAAGAACAGAAACCAGGTGGCTATTTGATGCTGCTATAAAAGTTAACAGAGTTGCTGAACAGAATATACTATAAGTAAAGACCATACCACGGCTACAAAATCAGAGGAACACAAGAATATCACTTTAGAGGCACAAAAGCGATGAGTGGAGTAGTCAGCGGCAGTTCTCGTGCCAAGTGGTTTAGTGGGgaatttgggggtttgttttgctcttttgaaaAAGCACTTTTAACCAGTAGCCCAGCTCTTCAGGCTCAGATCATAGCGGAATCTTCCATTTGTGGTGGTGTTAAATGTGGGTTAGGCCAGCGTTCGCAGTCCTAGCAGTGCTGAAGCTCAGCAATTCCAGCGGCAGGACATGGGGCTCAGCACGGTCAGCTCAGCCCGGCAGGAGCTGCAGTTGGTGGTGGTGGGCTGGACAGGAGCCGTGCGCTCGGGAGGTTTACAGCAGAGAACGGTGCTGGAGACCTCTCTACCTTTCACTGGAGGCGCTTCTCTCCCGGTGGGGCTGAGCAACCTCACCCTCTTCTTTCCACGCTTAGAATCAAAGATCTCCTGTATTTTCAGTACCAGCTGAAAtccaaagcagaagcagaggttAATGTGGGGGTCCAGAAAAGGTCCAGGTGCCAAcaggagcacagcccagctgctgccaTCTAGCACCACAACACCTGGGAAAGGCGGCCCAAGTCCTGGCAGAGGCCCTGGCTCAGAGACTGCTTGCTAGAATACTTTTAGCACAGCTCACTGGATAATGAACGAGCACAGAATTTCTGCTACAAGAGGGAGATTATTGCAAGCACAACTCAGAGCTGACACCAAACCGTACAAGCACTCTGGAAGTTGCCATACTTTGCTTACCAAacagacagcagaaacagaaaactgtcTGGCATTGGATCTCCATTTTCTATTAAAGAGGCCAACGGCAAAGGCACTTGAAAGAGTATCTTATAAACTCTCCACCACAAAGGACTCTGAACTCTGCATGCTCTCAAGCATCCCAATTTTTTCCAAGCccagagaaagcagagctctCGATGTAGCTTGGGGTTTGTTTAAGTTTGCTGCTGTAGTTGGGTGTCAGACAGCTAGAGAAAGTTCATCAGAGTACCATGTCAGGCACAGAACAAGGCTGCTCTAAGCACAGCCCTTGTCCCAGGCTAGCTCGCTAAAATGAAAGGATTAGGTACTTTCATTCTGCATAGCTGAAGACAGACAGTGGGACAGAATAGTGGGTCTGTGGTGCAGGAACACCACAGACCTGGtccactggaagaaaaaatttggaaaaaaacatagcCCAGTGCAGAGTAGGCTACAGACATGAAAGAAGGGTCAGCATTTTGACACTCCAAGTCGACGCCGATAACCTTCCTTCCACCGGTCACAACGACCTTAAAACCAAGGCCCTAATGCTCTCTGTTACTCCTGTCAGGCCTCTCTGGACTCCCCCCCAGGTACACAATGCTGCAGGTGGCTCCCCGATTCGCATGCCAAAGACAGCTCCACCTCATTGTGAAGAAGGATTTACACTAAATGCAGCGAGCAGATCAAGTTCATTCTTGTCTCAAGTGAAGAATTCATTAACTGCTCTCACTGAATGTAGGAGGGTGGGGTCCAGCCATTTGTCACCACAAATACTGCATAAAAAGGAAGATATTCAGCAAGAGAACCTGTTTTTCAGCTCAAGCCTTGATCCTCAGCTCAGCAAACCAGGCTTAGGCTCTTCTTTTGAGATCTATTTCTCCCCATTTTCTGCTGTTTGCCAGTCCTCCTAGCACGAGGAGgctgcaagaagaaaacagtcCGCAGCAGAAAGTGGTGCTTCTGCAAAATCTGCTTTCTTTCCCCTCTACCATCCAGCCTTACCTGGACAATTTCcatttctgttctgatttttgTGCAGCTGAGTCACCAGTGAAAGATATTGGGTGTGTTTAAGGCAGCTATGTGTTTCTTAAGCAGTAAGTTTCTTCTTTTTAGACTTCAATCTTTTTCTCAATCTCTAGAACAATCCTGGCTCAATTCCTTGTGAGCAAAAAGAATAAAGTGTGCTTCCTGCATGTAAATTGTTACCAGATTTTTGGAATAGGTTTGCTTCTGGAGAAATGAAAGATACTGTCCATCACAGCATTTTCAGTCTTGCCATCTCCTTCCTGATCTTCCAGGCTtacagtttgtttaaaaacacatacagaaGCTGCTTGTTACTATAAAgcacttaaaatatttgaaaagtattttgcagCTGTCCAACTCTACCTCAGTCTTGTGCAACTTGAGCAAATACACCCAATTTCCACTAGAAATAGAGATCTGCAGAAGTTAAATGATTTTACCACGTTAAAGTAAGTTGTTGCCACTACCACAACTGGAATTTGAATCCTGCACACAGAGTCACTACAGCGGTACCTGCAGCTGCCCTTCTAGAGCACCTGCTGCATTTTATCACTGAGGGACATGAGCTTGTAACCAATGCCAGTATCTAGGAAGGTTCCCAGTGCATCAAATGAGAATTACAACTCTGTCGTGAGGGTGGATTAAAAGCCTTTCTCACTACTCTGGCCTCAGAAGCATATCTGCCTTCGCACgcaggcaggaggggacagcCAGAGGCAGCAGAGGGGAGAACTCTGTGAAACACGCTTATCCCTAAAAGCTGCTCTTCACCTTTAGACTAGGAAACAGCTTCAGGGCTGTGTTCCTGATGGCAAGTCAAGAACTCCAAGCCAACATACCAAGTAACCAAGGGCCCAGccagctccccacagcagccccaggctgTCAGCCATCTACCAGCTCAGTGCCTGCCACGAGAACATAAGGGTCTGTCTGAGAAGTCACCAGGAGCAAGGGACACGTACACACACTCGTCCAGAGCTGGCCCTTTTGCTCACAGACAGCTTCCTTACATCCCTGCACCACATCCAGCACAAAGCCAGCATCACTGCACTTCATGGAAGCACTGGGAACAAGGCTTAAATGACAAAGCACAATGAAGAGCTACTATTCACACACAGCACTGATCTCCAGGTCAACACCTAGTACTCTGTTTGCAGATTCTTGGCCAACAAAACCACCACTGCCCCAGCTACAACTGTCACGGGTTTTTGATCCCCAAACACCTGCCCTGCTACTTGGAGGGGAAATGGTTCGAGCAAGGTCGCTTGTCACACACAGCAGTGCTAACCAGCATTCACCTCCAGGCACACAGCTCCGTGACCACTTACAAAGCACTCAGAAGGTGCTAGACAAAGCAGCAAGAGTTTGAAATGCCATGCAAGAAGTAATGTTTCATGCTTAAATCTCACCCAGGGCAAATTCTTTCTCCTGCTAGCAGCCTCTACTGCTTGGAACAGCTTCCACTCGGTCAGTGTGACAGGCAGGGTCGTGTCCTTCACCCTTTTCCCTTGGAAACTTGTCTGGGAGGGCTTTAGCTCAAGAGTCTTGCGACTGAGGAAGGGAGGTTTTGGCGGAGGCTAGAAAACGGAATCAGAAGAGATGGTTAAGCATGGGGTTAAGCTTTCGTCTAAGCTCAGAGTCAAAGGAGTCAGACCACAAATTATAAactccctgcagcctcctgctctaCCAAGATCTCCATCCCACCCCAACCCCACACACTCAGGCATCTCATCAACACTCTCTTGTTCCTGTTGTTTTGCTCCTTAACAGATTAATCAACTGCCACTGCCACGGCTGTTCATTATCATTTACATTAAtaacaaacaataaaatatagGAAACCCAATGACGCAGCAGTGGGGAAAGTGGGGCCAGGGAGGATCACAAAATAGGGCCCTTGTGAGGATGAGTCTCTGTAAACACATGACAATTTCATCCCCTCGCCCTACCTTGGGAGCCCGACAAGTGCTGCGGGGGGGCGGCAGCTTCCAGACAGACGGGACCTTCCACAGGGGTAAGGGCAGCGCTCTGATATCTTCATAGGGGTTCTCTACTGCAGGACCTGGAAAGAGCATTGGACAGGGGATTTATGAAAGGAGATACAGTCCTGTGTTCTTGCAAGGGATGTAAGTGGGAAGAGTGCGCAGTTGTCTGCCGAGCTTTAACAGGGTCTGAGAGACCTGTTTAAAGATGAATTAGGTTCCCACCACTCAAAGATCCTTCTAACCCACTACCATCAACTCAGCAAGCTGTACAgactcagcaaaacaaaacactttacCACTGCAGAGAAAGTAGCTGTATTGCAAAGCAGCTAATTTTGTCAGTGTTCACACTGATCTCTGTGCAGCACTTGAGCAAAGCATTTGAAGAGCTAATAAAGAAATCAGTCTAGCACAGGCCGATTGTAGCGACCTTCCATGACATCTGAAATCAGACTGTTCACATGCAGGTAGTTACTAACATCAACAAAGAACCCCAGAGGGGGAAGACCTTAAAAGTCACAGAGCTGGAAAGGCCCTCAATGCGTTCTCATCTTCATTCCTCCCTCCCTAGCAAATTTGCTACCCTTAAATAAAGCGAGTGCATCCCCCAGAAGCACAGGCACGTACAGATAATGTCCTCGTAGATGTTGTCTTCTGACTGTGTGTAGACAAGCCTGGATCCTGTAGTGCCATTTGTCTCGTCTCGAAGTCTGTGGGAGTTGGTGGTTGCCATCCGCTTGCGGAAGCCCTCGATGTCCTCAAACTCAAAAGATTTCCTAGAGGAAAACCATTGTAACTTCTGCTAAAGGCACCTGCATGTACCAGTGAGTTGCTGTCTCCAGTCCACACAGAGTGTGGTCCTGCTTGGGGCCATCAAGCACACGGATGCTCCACTCCGGATTCTCTGACTTCCAAGTGTTGAGCTttgaccccagctggcagctcagccccacgcagccACTCGCCCACTCCCACCcactgggatgggggagagaattagaaaggtaacagtgagaaaactcgtgggttgagataaagacagtttaataggtgaagcaaaagctgcacacacaagcgaagcaaaacaagggattcattcactATTTCCCCTCAGcaagcaggtgttcagccatctccaagaCAGCCGGGCTTTatcacacgtaacggtgacttgggaagacaaatgccataactccagatgtccctcccttcctccttcttcccccaatttttattgctgagcacaacatcattTGTGTGGAATATTCTTTGGGTCAGTtgtggtcagctgtcccagctgtgtcccctcccaacttcttgtgcaccccagcctgctcactggtggggtgagaagcagaagaggccttgaggCAGCGTAAGCACTGCCCAGCAATAACTAGAACACTGATGTGTTATCAATactattttcatcacaaatccaaaacctaGCACCacacaagctactatgaagaaatgaactctatcccagccaaaaccagcataccAAGCAAGCCCTACTCACTTACTCTgggagatttttaaattaaaaatgaattcaGAGGCTCCATGGCCAAGCACACTCCAAGCAGGTATGGCGAGTACCATCCTGTCACAGAGGCAAGAACCCAAAACACGTTTTGCAGACTAAGCACTTGCAGCAGTACTCGGAATTTGGGCACTGCTTTCTTCTGGATCTCTCCTACTGCTCATGCTAAGGGTGTTACCCCATTTGTGAGTTTGCATTTTCATACACTTGCCCTCTGTTTCAAAACTATGGCTCAGAGGTCACAAAGGAGCTGGTAGGGATTTAGCCCATCCTCATAAAATCTGTTTTGTTGCTGCATGCTTTGCTACAGTGAAAGGTTCCCACATTTCCACCTAGAATCTTCATGCTACTCTCTAGCACAGCTGCCCTAGGCAGCTCATCTGTAAGCAGAACTAGCATCAAGCTAGCCCAGAGGTTTTTTACTCTGTAACAGGGACCTACAcacaggaaagagggaagaataGCCAAACCCACAACAGGGGTACCCACAGCTGACGGCCTCCAATTTTAAGCAACAAGAGAATCATTCACTCAGAGGAAAGCCAGAACATTTAGCAGCCACACTGCCCCAAGAGAAAGCTATTCTGTCATCCACAAATCACAGCTGAGACAAGCTCAGGGCAAGGAGCAAGCAGCACTCTCCCTGGGGCCAGCATATTGTCACCCAACTCTGTTCTAAGGTGCGGGACTGACATCTGTTTGAGCTTTTAGCCTTCTTTGCAAGATTATCATCAGCAAAAGCACTGCATACGCAATGCTGGAAAGGGGATACATTCATCCAGAAACATCCCTTCCCCATTGACAGAGGCATCATCAGTACTAGCACATCCACAAGACTGCTGTGGCAAGCAAGCTGTTTAAACCCATCTAGAAACTGATTTAAGGAAACACGTTTCAGACATGAGAGATGAATCGATGTACCTCTGGGTTCTCCCTCTGATCCTCCTGCTGGCTATTCTCTTCTCAGGATTGTTGGAGGATGACACAGAGTCTCCTCCATGCTGCTTTTGCAGGGGAGCTTCCCTGGTAGCATGGGCATTGCTACAGCTCCTAGCACCCTTTTCTGCAAGATAGCGAAAAGTCCTACGGGGCTTGGGTGGTGGGACAGCAGCTGGCTCCTCCTCGTGCCCCTCAGCCTCAGAGTAAATGTTTTTCAAGCTCCTCTCTGCCCTGCAGAGAGAGTCCACTCCTTTAAGTTCTCTTTCCGTGGAGCCACAGGTCCCCTGCTTCCTCTGAAGCTCCAAGGGAACTGGTGGGACTTTGCCAGGCAGTAGGGGACCTGCTCTCCTCCACAGAGCTTGTGAGGTATAGAAGTTCCCTGGGGGCAGTGTCGCCCCTGGGTCCAGGAAGCCTGCTTGCcactctccttcctccttggCCCGGGAAGGTTTGAGGTCACCACAGTCGTCCGTCTGCACGCAGCTCCGTGCATCTTCCCTGAAGTCCAAACCCAGGGTCTTTGGATCTTTGGACCCAGTTTTCCTGCCCTTCTCCGTACGTTCTGACTTCACTTTGGGTAGACCATCACAGCTGGGATCATACTTCACTCCGAAGTCCTTCAGCTGCCGTTTCTCCTTGCTGGAGCACCCTTGTGTCCTCCCCTCCCACTGGGAGATCTTCTGTTTGATGTTGCGGCAGTGGCTGCGGGAGAGGGTCTGCACAGCAGAGCGGGAGAAGCTACTGTCCACTGACCCTGCTGGGTGCATGGCAAGTGCCAACGTGCTTACGAACCCCCCATCTCCAGCCTTGTCCAGGTCTGCCCGTGCCCTGCACACATCAAGCTGGCACGAGGCTCCAAAGCACCCAGCAGTGTCCAAGAGCCCCTGGGTGTCAGCTCTGCAAGGACTATGGCAGCAAAACCTGcggacagaaagaagaaaagaaccaTCAGCTGCGCTCCAGCCGTACACACCACCGGGCGCTCCCAGCTGCTCTCTGGCAATTGCTGAAGAACATTCCTCCCCAAATCACATGCTCAAGACTGGCTTCCAGAGCATGCTCCCCACAAAGCTTGTCTCTGTAGCACACATCTGGGAGGGCTAACAAAAGGAAGTAGAGGTCTCACTggcttcaaaaacaaacaaaacaccacaacagGAACAAAAGACAGCCAGGGATCCCAAGGGTCCAAACTCAAGGAAAGTATTTAATGGCACAAGAACACAGCAGCATGGCCTGTCTGCAGCAGAGCTCTCAGCCAGCCCCTCTGCTGCTTGCTTGTACCAACACAGGCCAGGCAGGAGCGCCTGGTCCCTCCTGATGCTCTGGACTGCTCACAGCACCTCAAGCAGCATACAGCCAAGCCATTGCAGCACAGCGCCTCTACCAGAGCTCTCAGCACAGCAGAAGCACAGCAAGACACAAGATACCACACGAGCTCCATAGAAAGGGAACCACATCTACTTCTCCAGAGAGTCAGGAGCAGCA
The sequence above is a segment of the Strix uralensis isolate ZFMK-TIS-50842 chromosome 24, bStrUra1, whole genome shotgun sequence genome. Coding sequences within it:
- the DENND2C gene encoding DENN domain-containing protein 2C isoform X4, coding for MELVWFCCHSPCRADTQGLLDTAGCFGASCQLDVCRARADLDKAGDGGFVSTLALAMHPAGSVDSSFSRSAVQTLSRSHCRNIKQKISQWEGRTQGCSSKEKRQLKDFGVKYDPSCDGLPKVKSERTEKGRKTGSKDPKTLGLDFREDARSCVQTDDCGDLKPSRAKEEGEWQAGFLDPGATLPPGNFYTSQALWRRAGPLLPGKVPPVPLELQRKQGTCGSTERELKGVDSLCRAERSLKNIYSEAEGHEEEPAAVPPPKPRRTFRYLAEKGARSCSNAHATREAPLQKQHGGDSVSSSNNPEKRIASRRIRGRTQRKSFEFEDIEGFRKRMATTNSHRLRDETNGTTGSRLVYTQSEDNIYEDIICPAVENPYEDIRALPLPLWKVPSVWKLPPPRSTCRAPKPPPKPPFLSRKTLELKPSQTSFQGKRVKDTTLPVTLTEWKLFQAVEAASRRKNLPWLVLKIQEIFDSKRGKKRVRLLSPTGREAPPVKGETSGNESDTENQPKSQHRCLLQVQSASRRNLHYQTLERDLIELQEQRLFELFVVVSLHKKASETTYAPQIIQQFPSKPEHPFRQSKDTEEKLKVIPRFCFPDPKDWFPVSDLKSETFSFVLTGEDGSRWFGYCKKLLPEGKGKRLPEVFCIISRLGCFNLFSKILDEVEKRREMSPALVHPFMRSVMEAPFPAPGRTITVRSFLPGAGNEVMELCRPLDSRLEHVDFECLFECLSVSHLMRVFASLLLERRVIFVADNLSTLSKCGHAAVATLYPFTWQHTYIPVLPTSMIDIACSPTPFLIGILSCSLPQLQDLPIEEVLIVDLCADKFLQEVSDEDEILPHKLQAALVQILEERSEILSHEQSDTQGDVPLNSLVSEAFVQFFVELVGHYSLHMNVTEKGERVFQRELFRKSHVSRNVRHFLHFFMETQMFAGFIQDRELRKSVVKGLFEVRALEYLESIPATESTGVNKILRSLGKGTPLLFVGWLVGIF
- the DENND2C gene encoding DENN domain-containing protein 2C isoform X2, which translates into the protein MEMLRRHLNTALGKWPCLSREWIRFCCHSPCRADTQGLLDTAGCFGASCQLDVCRARADLDKAGDGGFVSTLALAMHPAGSVDSSFSRSAVQTLSRSHCRNIKQKISQWEGRTQGCSSKEKRQLKDFGVKYDPSCDGLPKVKSERTEKGRKTGSKDPKTLGLDFREDARSCVQTDDCGDLKPSRAKEEGEWQAGFLDPGATLPPGNFYTSQALWRRAGPLLPGKVPPVPLELQRKQGTCGSTERELKGVDSLCRAERSLKNIYSEAEGHEEEPAAVPPPKPRRTFRYLAEKGARSCSNAHATREAPLQKQHGGDSVSSSNNPEKRIASRRIRGRTQRKSFEFEDIEGFRKRMATTNSHRLRDETNGTTGSRLVYTQSEDNIYEDIICPAVENPYEDIRALPLPLWKVPSVWKLPPPRSTCRAPKPPPKPPFLSRKTLELKPSQTSFQGKRVKDTTLPVTLTEWKLFQAVEAASRRKNLPWLVLKIQEIFDSKRGKKRVRLLSPTGREAPPVKGETSGNESDTENQPKSQHRCLLQVQSASRRNLHYQTLERDLIELQEQRLFELFVVVSLHKKASETTYAPQIIQQFPSKPEHPFRQSKDTEEKLKVIPRFCFPDPKDWFPVSDLKSETFSFVLTGEDGSRWFGYCKKLLPEGKGKRLPEVFCIISRLGCFNLFSKILDEVEKRREMSPALVHPFMRSVMEAPFPAPGRTITVRSFLPGAGNEVMELCRPLDSRLEHVDFECLFECLSVSHLMRVFASLLLERRVIFVADNLSTLSKCGHAAVATLYPFTWQHTYIPVLPTSMIDIACSPTPFLIGILSCSLPQLQDLPIEEVLIVDLCADKFLQEVSDEDEILPHKLQAALVQILEERSEILSHEQSDTQGDVPLNSLVSEAFVQFFVELVGHYSLHMNVTEKGERVFQRELFRKSHVSRNVRHFLHFFMETQMFAGFIQDRELRKSVVKGLFEVRALEYLESIPATESTGVNKILRSLGSKMKFLPKK
- the DENND2C gene encoding DENN domain-containing protein 2C isoform X6, with the translated sequence MEMLRRHLNTALGKWPCLSREWIRFCCHSPCRADTQGLLDTAGCFGASCQLDVCRARADLDKAGDGGFVSTLALAMHPAGSVDSSFSRSAVQTLSRSHCRNIKQKISQWEGRTQGCSSKEKRQLKDFGVKYDPSCDGLPKVKSERTEKGRKTGSKDPKTLGLDFREDARSCVQTDDCGDLKPSRAKEEGEWQAGFLDPGATLPPGNFYTSQALWRRAGPLLPGKVPPVPLELQRKQGTCGSTERELKGVDSLCRAERSLKNIYSEAEGHEEEPAAVPPPKPRRTFRYLAEKGARSCSNAHATREAPLQKQHGGDSVSSSNNPEKRIASRRIRGRTQRKSFEFEDIEGFRKRMATTNSHRLRDETNGTTGSRLVYTQSEDNIYEDIICPAVENPYEDIRALPLPLWKVPSVWKLPPPRSTCRAPKPPPKPPFLSRKTLELKPSQTSFQGKRVKDTTLPVTLTEWKLFQAVEAASRRKNLPWLVLKIQEIFDSKRGKKRVRLLSPTGREAPPVKGETSGNESDTENQPKSQHRCLLQVQSASRRNLHYQTLERDLIELQEQRLFELFVVVSLHKKASETTYAPQIIQQFPSKPEHPFRQSKDTEEKLKVIPRFCFPDPKDWFPVSDLKSETFSFVLTGEDGSRWFGYCKKLLPEGKGKRLPEVFCIISRLGCFNLFSKILDEVEKRREMSPALVHPFMRSVMEAPFPAPGRTITVRSFLPGAGNEVMELCRPLDSRLEHVDFECLFECLSVSHLMRVFASLLLERRVIFVADNLSTLSKCGHAAVATLYPFTWQHTYIPVLPTSMIDIACSPTPFLIGILSCSLPQLQDLPIEEVLIVDLCADKFLQEPATGERYQMKMRSCLINSRLHLYKSWKNEVKSCHMSRVTHKVTCLLTPWSRKLLCSSLWSSLGTTPCT
- the DENND2C gene encoding DENN domain-containing protein 2C isoform X1 codes for the protein MEMLRRHLNTALGKWPCLSREWIRFCCHSPCRADTQGLLDTAGCFGASCQLDVCRARADLDKAGDGGFVSTLALAMHPAGSVDSSFSRSAVQTLSRSHCRNIKQKISQWEGRTQGCSSKEKRQLKDFGVKYDPSCDGLPKVKSERTEKGRKTGSKDPKTLGLDFREDARSCVQTDDCGDLKPSRAKEEGEWQAGFLDPGATLPPGNFYTSQALWRRAGPLLPGKVPPVPLELQRKQGTCGSTERELKGVDSLCRAERSLKNIYSEAEGHEEEPAAVPPPKPRRTFRYLAEKGARSCSNAHATREAPLQKQHGGDSVSSSNNPEKRIASRRIRGRTQRKSFEFEDIEGFRKRMATTNSHRLRDETNGTTGSRLVYTQSEDNIYEDIICPAVENPYEDIRALPLPLWKVPSVWKLPPPRSTCRAPKPPPKPPFLSRKTLELKPSQTSFQGKRVKDTTLPVTLTEWKLFQAVEAASRRKNLPWLVLKIQEIFDSKRGKKRVRLLSPTGREAPPVKGETSGNESDTENQPKSQHRCLLQVQSASRRNLHYQTLERDLIELQEQRLFELFVVVSLHKKASETTYAPQIIQQFPSKPEHPFRQSKDTEEKLKVIPRFCFPDPKDWFPVSDLKSETFSFVLTGEDGSRWFGYCKKLLPEGKGKRLPEVFCIISRLGCFNLFSKILDEVEKRREMSPALVHPFMRSVMEAPFPAPGRTITVRSFLPGAGNEVMELCRPLDSRLEHVDFECLFECLSVSHLMRVFASLLLERRVIFVADNLSTLSKCGHAAVATLYPFTWQHTYIPVLPTSMIDIACSPTPFLIGILSCSLPQLQDLPIEEVLIVDLCADKFLQEVSDEDEILPHKLQAALVQILEERSEILSHEQSDTQGDVPLNSLVSEAFVQFFVELVGHYSLHMNVTEKGERVFQRELFRKSHVSRNVRHFLHFFMETQMFAGFIQDRELRKSVVKGLFEVRALEYLESIPATESTGVNKILRSLGKGTPLLFVGWLVGIF
- the DENND2C gene encoding DENN domain-containing protein 2C isoform X3, with protein sequence MSFLTNSIRFCCHSPCRADTQGLLDTAGCFGASCQLDVCRARADLDKAGDGGFVSTLALAMHPAGSVDSSFSRSAVQTLSRSHCRNIKQKISQWEGRTQGCSSKEKRQLKDFGVKYDPSCDGLPKVKSERTEKGRKTGSKDPKTLGLDFREDARSCVQTDDCGDLKPSRAKEEGEWQAGFLDPGATLPPGNFYTSQALWRRAGPLLPGKVPPVPLELQRKQGTCGSTERELKGVDSLCRAERSLKNIYSEAEGHEEEPAAVPPPKPRRTFRYLAEKGARSCSNAHATREAPLQKQHGGDSVSSSNNPEKRIASRRIRGRTQRKSFEFEDIEGFRKRMATTNSHRLRDETNGTTGSRLVYTQSEDNIYEDIICPAVENPYEDIRALPLPLWKVPSVWKLPPPRSTCRAPKPPPKPPFLSRKTLELKPSQTSFQGKRVKDTTLPVTLTEWKLFQAVEAASRRKNLPWLVLKIQEIFDSKRGKKRVRLLSPTGREAPPVKGETSGNESDTENQPKSQHRCLLQVQSASRRNLHYQTLERDLIELQEQRLFELFVVVSLHKKASETTYAPQIIQQFPSKPEHPFRQSKDTEEKLKVIPRFCFPDPKDWFPVSDLKSETFSFVLTGEDGSRWFGYCKKLLPEGKGKRLPEVFCIISRLGCFNLFSKILDEVEKRREMSPALVHPFMRSVMEAPFPAPGRTITVRSFLPGAGNEVMELCRPLDSRLEHVDFECLFECLSVSHLMRVFASLLLERRVIFVADNLSTLSKCGHAAVATLYPFTWQHTYIPVLPTSMIDIACSPTPFLIGILSCSLPQLQDLPIEEVLIVDLCADKFLQEVSDEDEILPHKLQAALVQILEERSEILSHEQSDTQGDVPLNSLVSEAFVQFFVELVGHYSLHMNVTEKGERVFQRELFRKSHVSRNVRHFLHFFMETQMFAGFIQDRELRKSVVKGLFEVRALEYLESIPATESTGVNKILRSLGKGTPLLFVGWLVGIF